A region from the Natronorubrum halophilum genome encodes:
- the rdfA gene encoding rod-determining factor RdfA — protein sequence MDERNTGPGPRPKVARLLEKYELDGVGDELEAQWTHPENRKSLRTLAESFNERLVRTALEDAGVDTITEDVGYLYDLLRTETGSRGEQLQARRRLERAGVDVETLTDEFVSYGAIRSYLTGYRNASLPETTDDEVRMTERRAIEGLRQRTVAVTESKLARLRETDRLELGSHHVLTSVQVVCEECQTQYDVVKLLEAGGCECDTTEGTLEG from the coding sequence ATGGACGAGCGGAATACGGGTCCGGGACCGAGACCGAAAGTCGCACGACTACTCGAGAAATACGAACTCGATGGCGTCGGCGACGAGCTCGAGGCCCAGTGGACCCATCCCGAGAACCGAAAGAGCCTCCGAACGCTCGCCGAGTCGTTCAACGAGCGACTCGTCAGGACCGCACTCGAGGACGCAGGTGTCGATACGATCACCGAAGACGTCGGGTACCTGTACGACCTGCTCCGTACGGAAACGGGTAGTCGCGGCGAGCAGCTACAGGCCAGACGCCGGCTCGAGCGGGCGGGAGTCGACGTCGAGACGCTGACCGACGAGTTCGTCTCCTACGGTGCAATTCGATCGTATCTCACGGGGTACCGAAACGCATCGTTACCGGAGACGACCGACGACGAGGTTCGGATGACGGAACGCCGAGCCATCGAAGGACTCCGCCAGCGAACCGTCGCGGTAACCGAGAGTAAGCTCGCCCGACTCCGAGAGACCGACCGACTCGAACTCGGCTCTCATCACGTGCTCACGAGCGTCCAGGTCGTCTGTGAAGAGTGTCAAACCCAGTACGACGTGGTTAAACTGCTCGAAGCGGGTGGCTGCGAGTGTGATACCACAGAGGGCACGCTCGAGGGATGA
- a CDS encoding IclR family transcriptional regulator, whose amino-acid sequence MSTDREDGTGAGVSTTRKTFEILEALKAEEGVTITDLTRRTDLSKSTVYRHLTTLTDMGYVIKRDDNYYIGFRLLEISERARNRKTGYTAAKRKVFELGQETDERAVFIVEEEYEGVYIHRYGSLSDTMIGKRRPLHSLASGKAILAEWDEGRVADFIDEKGLESFTSNTITDPDALYEDLDRIRERGYALNEQEHMDGLSGVAVPVYTPDDELLGSLGVFGPASRFNGEFIHDELPDRLWDKAGEIRVTLAYS is encoded by the coding sequence ATGAGCACCGATCGCGAAGACGGAACCGGCGCGGGCGTCTCGACGACACGCAAGACGTTCGAGATCCTCGAGGCCCTCAAAGCCGAAGAGGGGGTGACGATCACGGATCTCACGCGACGAACGGACCTCAGTAAGAGCACCGTTTATCGGCACCTCACGACGCTGACCGACATGGGGTACGTGATCAAACGCGACGACAACTACTACATCGGGTTCCGACTGCTCGAGATCAGCGAACGGGCTCGCAATCGGAAGACAGGGTACACGGCTGCAAAGCGGAAGGTGTTCGAACTCGGCCAGGAGACCGACGAGCGAGCGGTGTTTATCGTCGAAGAGGAGTACGAAGGCGTCTACATCCACCGCTACGGCAGCCTCTCCGATACGATGATCGGCAAACGGCGACCCCTTCACTCGCTCGCCTCGGGAAAGGCGATCCTCGCGGAGTGGGACGAAGGGCGGGTCGCCGACTTCATCGACGAAAAGGGCCTCGAATCGTTCACGAGCAACACGATAACGGACCCCGACGCGCTGTACGAGGACCTGGATCGGATCCGCGAACGCGGCTACGCCCTAAACGAGCAAGAACACATGGACGGTCTCTCCGGGGTGGCCGTCCCCGTCTATACGCCCGACGACGAACTCCTCGGCTCGCTGGGCGTGTTCGGACCGGCGAGCCGGTTCAACGGCGAGTTCATTCACGACGAACTGCCGGACCGGCTCTGGGACAAAGCGGGCGAGATCAGAGTCACGCTCGCCTACAGCTGA
- a CDS encoding acyl-CoA dehydrogenase family protein, producing MLDFVQLEADLDQEERMIRDTAREFVEEHVKPDIGEHFENGTFPKELIPKMGEMGFYAPNLEGYGSPNVSETAYGLLMQELEAGDSGLRSMASVQGALVMYPIHAYGSEEQKDEWLPEMGTGETIGCFGLTEPEHGSNPTAMETYAERDDDGYVLNGSKTWITNSPIADVAIVWARDRSADDDPVRGFLVETDRDGVSTNKITEKLSLRASITGEIGLNNVRVPEENVLPGVSSMKGPLSCLTQARYGIAWGAVGAARDCFEEARQYANDRDQFGGPISRFQLQQRKLAEMGTQITLAQLLAYRLAELKERGEMRPQHVSMAKRNNVRMARNQSRIAREMLGGNGITTDYSPMRHMANLETVYTYEGTHDIHTLVLGEEFTGIPAYE from the coding sequence ATGTTGGATTTCGTTCAACTCGAGGCGGATCTCGATCAGGAAGAGCGCATGATTCGGGACACGGCCCGGGAGTTCGTCGAGGAACATGTCAAACCTGACATCGGCGAGCACTTCGAGAACGGGACGTTCCCGAAGGAACTCATCCCGAAGATGGGAGAAATGGGCTTTTACGCACCGAACCTCGAGGGGTACGGGTCGCCGAACGTTTCCGAGACCGCCTACGGCCTCCTGATGCAGGAACTCGAGGCCGGCGACTCGGGGCTGCGTTCGATGGCGTCGGTACAGGGGGCGCTCGTCATGTATCCCATCCACGCCTACGGGAGCGAGGAACAGAAAGACGAGTGGTTACCGGAGATGGGAACGGGCGAGACGATCGGATGTTTCGGACTGACCGAACCCGAACACGGTTCGAACCCGACGGCGATGGAGACCTACGCCGAGCGCGACGACGACGGCTACGTCCTGAACGGTTCGAAGACGTGGATCACGAACTCGCCGATCGCGGACGTCGCGATCGTCTGGGCGCGCGACCGCTCGGCCGACGACGACCCCGTCCGCGGCTTCCTCGTCGAAACCGACCGCGACGGCGTCTCGACGAACAAGATCACCGAGAAGCTCTCGCTGCGAGCCTCGATCACGGGTGAAATCGGCCTGAATAACGTCCGCGTCCCCGAGGAGAACGTGCTTCCGGGCGTCTCCAGCATGAAGGGGCCGCTCTCCTGTCTCACCCAGGCTCGCTACGGAATCGCCTGGGGGGCCGTCGGTGCCGCTCGAGACTGCTTCGAGGAGGCCCGTCAGTACGCGAACGATCGGGACCAGTTCGGCGGCCCAATCAGTCGATTCCAGCTTCAACAGCGTAAACTCGCGGAGATGGGGACCCAGATCACGCTGGCTCAGCTACTGGCCTATCGACTCGCCGAACTCAAAGAACGCGGCGAGATGCGCCCGCAGCACGTCTCGATGGCGAAACGGAACAACGTTCGTATGGCGCGCAACCAGTCGCGGATCGCTCGCGAAATGCTCGGCGGCAACGGCATCACCACCGACTACTCGCCGATGCGCCACATGGCTAACCTCGAGACGGTCTACACCTACGAGGGTACCCACGACATTCACACCCTCGTCCTCGGCGAGGAGTTCACCGGCATTCCAGCATACGAGTAA
- a CDS encoding TAXI family TRAP transporter solute-binding subunit, giving the protein MVSEPSASSSGKTRRSFLAATGVGTALALAGCTGSNGETTVRMRTSTSETTAYGANQGIADAVNDQSDDLFVEAQTSQGTEANLGALNNEEAEMVYIQNWSAQEVREGADSFAELEFEMTQVFHFYDLPWFFITDEDLETLSDIESGMTVSPTPEGSGTAPALERALEHAVDDYDRGSATYGEQGNQMNENQLDVGVGTLMNFGIVPGWLDEIAGSVDDLRVLDISDETAEAWAGDDRILDQTVDTGVIDNADTPGEIPAPTFAYNFIARNDLDRDTVYNFLEAMYAQREELGEYHAVLGTFEDEAFWVDNMYDDVPFHEGAADFYEDNDMWSDDFVRADE; this is encoded by the coding sequence ATGGTGAGCGAACCTAGCGCCAGTAGTAGCGGGAAGACTCGTCGATCGTTCCTTGCGGCAACCGGCGTCGGAACCGCTTTGGCACTCGCAGGATGTACCGGTAGCAACGGTGAGACGACCGTTCGAATGCGCACGTCGACGTCGGAGACGACGGCCTACGGCGCCAATCAGGGAATCGCGGACGCGGTCAACGACCAATCTGACGACCTCTTCGTCGAGGCACAGACGAGTCAGGGGACTGAAGCGAACCTCGGCGCGCTCAATAACGAGGAAGCCGAGATGGTGTACATCCAGAACTGGTCGGCACAGGAGGTCCGAGAGGGTGCCGACAGCTTCGCCGAACTCGAGTTCGAAATGACGCAGGTGTTTCACTTCTACGACCTGCCGTGGTTTTTCATCACCGACGAGGACCTCGAGACGCTGTCGGATATCGAATCCGGCATGACGGTCTCGCCGACGCCGGAAGGCTCCGGAACCGCGCCGGCCCTCGAGCGCGCGCTCGAACACGCAGTCGATGACTACGACCGCGGGAGTGCGACCTACGGCGAACAGGGCAACCAGATGAACGAGAACCAACTCGATGTCGGCGTAGGAACGCTGATGAACTTCGGCATCGTGCCCGGGTGGCTCGATGAAATCGCCGGTTCAGTCGACGACCTTCGCGTGCTCGATATCTCGGACGAAACCGCCGAGGCCTGGGCGGGAGACGATCGGATTCTCGATCAGACCGTCGACACCGGGGTGATCGATAACGCGGACACGCCCGGAGAGATTCCCGCGCCCACGTTCGCATACAACTTCATCGCCCGCAACGACCTCGACCGGGATACGGTCTACAACTTCCTCGAGGCGATGTACGCCCAGCGCGAGGAACTCGGGGAGTATCACGCCGTCCTGGGGACCTTCGAAGACGAGGCGTTCTGGGTGGACAACATGTACGACGACGTCCCGTTCCACGAGGGTGCAGCCGACTTCTACGAGGACAACGACATGTGGAGCGACGACTTCGTGCGGGCTGACGAGTAA